One window of the Delphinus delphis chromosome 20, mDelDel1.2, whole genome shotgun sequence genome contains the following:
- the PLD3 gene encoding 5'-3' exonuclease PLD3, with product MKPKLMYQELKVPAEEPSNELPMNEIEAWKAAEKKARWVLLVLILAVVGFGALMTQLFLWEYGDLHLFGPNQRPAPCYDPCEAVLVESIPEGLDFPNASTVNPSTSQAWLGLLAGAHSSLDIASFYWTLTNNDTHTQEPSAQQGEEVLRQLQTLAPRGVKVRIAVSKPSGPQPQADLQALLQSGAQVRTVDMQKLTHGVLHTKFWVVDQTHFYLGSANMDWRSLTQVKELGVVMYNCSCLARDLTKIFEAYWYLGQVGSSIPSTWPRPYDTRYNQETPMEICLNGTPALAYLASAPPPLCPSGRTPDLKALLNAVDNARSFIYIAIMNYLPTMEFSHPHRFWPAIDDGLRRAAYERGVKVRLLVSCWGHSEPSMRAFLLSLAALRDNHTHFDIQVKLFVVPADEAQARVPYTRVNHNKYMVTERATYIGTSNWSGSYFTETAGTSLLVTQNGRGGLRSQLEAVFLRDWDSPYSHDLDTSADSVGNACRLL from the exons ATGAAGCCTAAACTGATGTACCAGGAG CTGAAGGTGCCTGCCGAGGAGCCCTCCAACGAACTACCCATGAACGAGATCGAGGCGTGGAAAGCTGCAGAAAAG aAGGCCCGTTGGGTCCTGCTGGTCCTCATCCTGGCAGTCGTGGGCTTCGGTGCCCTGATGACTCAGCTGTTTCTATGGGAATACGGCGACTTGCATCTCTTTGGGCCCAACCAGCGCCCAGCCCCCTGCTATGACCCTTGCGA agcagTGCTGGTGGAGAGCATTCCCGAGGGCCTGGACTTCCCCAATGCCTCCACAGTCAACCCCTCCACCAGCCAGGCCTGGCTGGGCCTGCTCGCCGGTGCCCACAGCAGCCTGGACATTGCCTCCTTCTACTGGACCCTCACCAACAACGACACCCACACTCAGGAGCCCTCTGCTCAGCAG ggcgAGGAGGTCCTCCGGCAGCTACAGACCCTGGCACCCCGAGGTGTGAAGGTCCGCATTGCCGTGAGCAAGCCAAgtgggccccagccccaggcagatCTGCAGGCCCTGCTGCAAAGCG GTGCCCAGGTCCGCACAGTGGACATGCAGAAGCTGACCCATGGCGTCCTGCACACCAAGTTCTGGGTGGTAGACCAGACCCACTTCTACCTCGGCAGTGCCAACATGGACTGGCGTTCCCTGACCCAG GTCAAGGAGCTGGGCGTGGTCATGTACAACTGCAGTTGCCTAGCTCGAGACCTGACCAAGATCTTCGAGGCCTACTGGTACCTGGGCCAGGTGGGCAGCTCCATCCCATCAACCTGGCCCCGGCCTTATGACACCCGCTACAATCAAGAGACACCAATGGAAATCTGCCTCAACGGAACTCCTGCTCTGGCCTACCTGGCA AGTGCACCCCCACCACTGTGTCCAAGTGGCCGCACCCCAGACTTGAAAGCCCTGCTCAACGCGGTGGACAATGCCCGGAGTTTCATCTACATCGCGATCATGAACTACCTGCCCACCATGGAGTTCTCCCACCCGCACAG GTTCTGGCCTGCCATTGACGACGGGCTGCGGCGGGCTGCCTATGAGCGGGGCGTCAAGGTGCGCCTGCTGGTCAGCTGCTGGGGGCACTCTGAGCCATCCATGCGGGCCTTCCTGCTCTCCCTGGCTGCCCTGCGTGACAACCACACCCACTTTGACATCCAGGTG aAACTCTTTGTGGTCCCTGCGGACGAGGCCCAGGCCCGAGTCCCTTACACCCGCGTCAACCACAACAAGTACATGGTGACTGAACGTGCCACCTACATCG GAACCTCCAACTGGTCCGGCAGCTACTTCACCGAGACAGCGGGCACCTCGCTGCTGGTGACGCAGAACGGGCGGGGTGGCCTGCGGAGCCAGCTGGAGGCCGTTTTCCTGAGGGACTGGGACTCCCCTTACAGCCATGACCTTGACACCTCAGCCGACAGCGTGGGCAACGCCTGTCGCCTGCTCTGA